The DNA window agttattatattttcaaaatagaaTTACGTCGACTTATGTcacaatgtaaatttatgacGTTCTAAATTAGTCAAGTaagttattgaaatttacttattagcCAAACTGAAGTGGAATATGTTTAGattcagttttatttattttatttattttttatttatttgtgtgatTTAAGACGATTAATAGATTTGCGTAtgctaataaattttgtaaaattaaggTTAAAGGATGGCATGAAATTACTGATATTGCGGCAATATTAATGCAAGAACCATCCGTCACATCTCAATTAAATTATCCGAGTGATGTTCGCACTATATTCATGCAAATATGCACTTTTACCCGGGGTGCGTGTTTTGGTTTAGGTGAGAAAAACACGTATTActaaaaatgttacttttttccgttactttttttgttcTCTAATGTGTTGTAATAAATcgatatttaatcaattaggAGAGAAAATGCTTCATCGAAGAATCGTAGCAATTACTCCGGTTCGATGTTTTCTTATTCCACGATATTGGTTGCTTGAACACAACCGTGCCAATATCTGGGGTCGTGTAAAACAGTTTATGAACTCAAAGTATCCAACAAAGAAACAGCTGTTTAATGAATTTCTTCTAAATCGAaagtaaattacattaaacgCAACTATCGTTTCAGATACCTCTTAATCATtgatttacttaataatttatagaaattcaTTCCCTTCGTCTTTCATTTTAGATGGATGACGTACAAGCAGAATTTAGTTACAGATGTTATTAATCGACGTGGTCATTTTCGTAGTAATACAACAATACATGACGTGCCGTATTCCATCAGAATTACAGATGAGATAGAtcctaaattttaattacttctcCCATTGTTTCTAttcaatcaattaattgatttaattgatttaaatatagaattgcGTAGTAACACAACATAATATTGGAcagcacatatatatacatatttatttagagatttgcaaaaataaaatttaaatgcgttatttatttgacatcttgtgtatgtattttacgtttatccaagcgtttaatataaatttattattataaaaatatgaagttATCCTTTCCAATagtcatttaatttatacatgtttatgCCCGCCGTTGATCTACTTTAGATCTTATTCGTTTGATATCCGCAGCATATGTCCTACAACATCCACCGATGTAGCGAACACCAAGATCTAGCCATTCGTCAATAAACTCGTGCAAAGAGGGGGCTTCCCCTTCCTTCTTCCATCCTTCagatactatatatttttctccgCTATTAGGATATACCACCAACGGTATGAAATCCTTCGACTTGTCCTTATTGATATTTTGCAGCAGAGTAGTAACGAATTGTGGAGCAATGCAATTAACGCCGATCGCTAATATTTGTCCAGGCAGCGCATTTTTGTAACATCTCACGGCAGTCTCCTCAAAATTGCTGCCGTCTGCTAAGCTCTTTCCGTCATTTCTACAGGAAAATGTCAGCCATGCCCGTGCATTCGGAAACTCCTTGAGTAGATCGATTGTAGCCTCAGCTTCGCGGGCGCAAGGTATTGTTTCTATCGCCAATAGATCAACCTCCTTCTCTAGCAGTGCGCGTATGCGAGGCCTATGCCAATCGATCAAAAATTCTCGTGTTACGTTAATACAGTATGAACCAGTATACTCCGAACCATCGTGCAAGCAAGCACCGTAAGGTCCGATAGATCCCGCGATCAGTGGTCTTCGGTTCTTTACATTTTCATCACCTTCTATTTCTTTACTGTAAACATTCACGGCGTCCTTAGCGTAATCTACGGCTTTACGAATAATCTCGAGACTCTCTTCCTCGGTGAAACTcagatattttacaaaaccGTCGATAGTCGCTTGGTACGTGTTCGTCTCGATGATATCGGCACCGGCACGTAAAAAGTCCAAATGAGTAGCGAAGATGGCCCTCGGTTTCGTTACAAGAAAACGTGAGGTCCACAAAGGATCACCATCGATCTTCTCACCCACGTGGGTAGATAATTGCGTGGAAAAACCGCCGTCCAATACTTTTATCTCCgacataatatttctttttcttgtttctAGAGATTCAATTTCTTGAAAATCCCGTAGAGGGTCAAGAACGATATCATATAACAACACAAAAGCTTTACTGCGACGAACACAAGTGTACAGTTTGCATCTCGATCGGTTGATGCGCTTCACGATACTACGAGAAACTGGTCCAAAGCGCGGACCTTATACACGTCGCAAAGATAACTGTCTGGGTTGACTTATCGCGTTATCGCGTTCACAATTTGATAGTTAATCATCAACGAAGTGCGTGCCGTCGACGCGACTAAATATTCGCTTCTTCCGGATTACGCGTTGCGCATGAGttgaattatatatctatatatagatCACCCTACCAAGCGTATTATATGATCGCTGATGCAACATTGCTACTTTATTATGAGCCCGTGAAAGACGAAAACAGAAGAATGTTGATAGGACATTGTCTGACAATATGTCCGACCAAACGTTTATCTTCTGAATTGACAGTTTGACCTCGCGAggcaaatttaatacaaagttCAAAATACAATCTGaatagatatattttgagCATAGTCATCAGAAGAACATTAAGTAACACTaacaagttataaataatctttatcaaatagaatttaataacTATTTCCATTGGAGTTATGATGACATTATTACCGTGAcgaatcaatattatttctgaTAATTGCTAATCAGTAATGCTAATCAATAAATTGATGAGCGACAgtatgattaatattaaaatgattaaacagaagtaattaaaatattaaaaatttatattaaagatatttagcGAAACTGCCCGCAGAAAATttcatagtaaaaattactatgtatGATGGTAGTCACGGATTAAAAAAGAACTTCCAGAGAATTATAccataagtagtgtaaatataatgataatttgatgaaaaacagtaaaaatgtttagaaTTACTTTCTTGATTTGCACTTACTATttactattgtaatttttataaaattgtttttgtgtatatttgtGCTTAAAAAACtctatgttaaaaataaataaataaaaataaagaattagaaattataactataattgATAAACATCATATTACTATCAATGAAACCAGTTGAAAGATTTTCTACGAATAATGTACATCTATAATGTTGACGTATAATCGCACATTAGTAAATCAAGAAAACTTAAGAGAGGCAGTCGTAGGCgtttatcaatatttgttaGCTAGTTGAATAgaattttagcaaaatatttattgtgaaGATTAATCTGTCGAGAATAATAGTCGAAttaataaatgagaaaaaaatagcaacatgacttttcatattttatattcttagtCATGCACAATAAGAACtggatttcaaatttttaatgaatttggAAGAATTGAATTACGTGAAAGTCATTCACTTTGATTTATATCTGAAATAGAGGTACTGGGTATCTGATATACCAACATTTCGTATgtatttcatcattttttttgcttcttagaatgtttaattaatcatatactgaaaaaaaaaatgctagattcaaataaatatttctttgaatagtgctgataacatattttatagaaaatcaataatatttatttcaaacaagtaatattttctaaattatagaaaactattacttgttttaaataaatattattgattttctataaaatattttattagcactattcaaagaaatatttatttgaatttagtatttttttctcttagtgtacatttttttaatggttttCTTCAACCAAAAACTGTCGTAAGTAATCAAAAttgttacacaaaaaataataataacttataaatatatttatcttttatttttgttttataaatatgattgtcttttatatgtatgttaaatatatatattaaagagattctgtgtgtgagtgtgtgcgcgcgcgcgcatgcatACACAATTAGCTAAACCGTTTCTTtataagagtaaaaattataacttttagaATGTATAAGACTTATTAGAGAAACATTGTCAATATTGACATGGGCTTTctaaagttacatttttatatttttttgaaactaaatATTGCTGTATTAGTATTGATGAAAACATGatctatttagataattaaagaaataaaaactcgtaatttatacttttacaactttattttatataaaatctgttaaaaacgaatattttaaaagtaattaaaaataaaatttgtattttattttgcaagttTAAATTGCACATTTAAATAGTgagtatattattgataatacatattagatcttacagaaaatattaataatattagattttatatatttgtaacttTCTAAAAACCGTATCTATTtacctaaatttttagatgatAATTTGATgagaagtttaattttaatatttttattttataaattttattgtttaacaaatatattttattacttagttaatcaatttatttatagttaatttttctattacagGGCTGAATCatgtgaatatttataattaaagaacaaAACTTCAATtgcagttttataatttttttatttttgtcttattttatcatctacaaaattatttcttaaatttggTCTACCTGTTGTTGAATACTTTGCATATTAGagttgtttaaatatttttgcttatatatttttatccaattattccgctttttaataaaaattcaatactaTAACATTATGCATttcatatgttatatattttatttttacaaaaattcgtcttaatataatttaatattaataaagaaaatattatgaatGTTAAGTACAAATTGTCGAGATCTTTATTTACATATCTCttattattacacacacacgcgcacatttatatacatataaaaagaacATATAATTTGCACATATTAATCACTTTTATGCATTTGCAcagtataaaactttttaaaactatattttataaaaaaattaataaaagaatgctCTGTCATGACTATGTTTTTCATGATAAAGTAAAAaggtaaaacaatttaataactatatatattttgatggataaaacatatatatgttagtaaccaaataaaaaatcaactaTAAcgcattttcttattttctatgTATTATCTTGCTTAGTTATACTTTTAAGCATAACGTTGTACATATGGTGATATTCATTATTGTAacgtaatattacaattaatgatATCCTACAATTACCCTAATTAAGTATCTAGATTTGAAATCTTAGATAACAAATACAAGTAAATGTACACATTCTTACTCAATGATACATTCCGTGTAAACAAATAGATCGATAATGCAATGATGTATGTAGATGCTATAATGTATATAGCAATAGATCAATGATGCACTgatgtatatagatatacataatttgtcatatcttatatattttttatcaaatcggTTGATGATTGAAGATCCAATTTATGTATGCTTTTATGCATGCTTTAGCGACATAGCAAAGATATTCTCGATGGTTTATCATTACCTTTCGAGAAGAGTGATCACTTAAAAATCTGATATGTTCTGGATGGATCTGAACTTGGCACAGAAAGCAAACGCGTAACTCTTAAGTCACGATTAccacatacattaattatatttacttgaaaataatatctttacaaatttatagcttaataaacgtatttaattcttagattttttaaatgagtaCGTTAATGAATGCatcaaataattcaaatgttaataattcttaaagttagtggcaattttttatacctaCTTATTAAtggaaaagtaatttaataaagtaatttaagttgtttaatataaaattattcttacaaaTAAGATGAGAGAAAACAgtgtaaaaaagttttgtaaacTAGAAGCTCGcataaattgttacaaaaaaataaataaaataaaaatatttgcataccATGTTTAAATATACTGTTCCACTCTCTCGCTGTGCGAGATatctaataagaaaatattctttttacttcTACTTACTGTTGCATCCTCGACATTCTATATCGCCATGGCACATTAattgagaaatatttaaaaatattaaatttttgatatattatcgCGTATTATTATTCCAGTCAGCAAAATGATGGCAAAATGTTAGCAGACTGGCAACAGAATATCAGAAAATGTTAGCAGACTCTGAGGTCCCATTTTGCTAACATTTTGTTAACAGAACacgttattttaacattaacatACTGGCAGTAGTTGCCAGCAGAAAACAGCAGAGTCTATTAAATTTCTGTTACCAATCTGACGTCAGGTGCTGTCAGCATATTTCTGCTGCAGAGGATGTCAACAAGTTCTGTCAGTTCTGACAGACATTACAAAGTATATTTGAAATCTGTTGCTTTTCTAGCATCAGGTTCTGACAGCAGACTCTGCGCACAATCTGTTTTCTTCAGGTTTGGCTTTCAGAGGGTATAGATACAATTGTAATTAAGACAGTACGAAGTAAAATCACTGCGGTATAGAATTATGCTATAAATTACTAAATCGCAATGAACTTTACTCTTAAAATAATCGGGTAGTTACACAAGAGCGCGCGATTAAAATCTCTAAATGGATTAAGCTCTCTGGTCCATTTCGCGGTTACTAATCATCACATAACTAGGATTGCTAAAACTATCTGGCATACCTTTTCTTagatcatttttttgttttggcatatttacataattgtcTTGCGTGCTAATAATGGACGGCGCGTAATCTTTTATTCTCGAGTCTATCGTGTCCGGTTGCGTAACATTTTCATCAATGATGTTCAGATCTATCAGATGAAGATTTCGCGGCGTGTTACAATAACCAGAATCTCGATCAATCGGTCTGTCGGCCATTTGATTCTTCATCGCTTGCCTCTGCCGCGCAAACTCCGCCCTTCGCTCTTGAACGTTGATCGGCTTCAGATAGGGATCTTCATGGTTCAGCATGGGAGACTGCTCGACCGCGTCCGGATCCTCGGAGTCCGATGCAGGTGACGGGAATTCGAAGTGCGTATGGTCCTGTGGTCTAGGGCTAAATATACCAGACTCGTCCGTCGGACAACCGGGACTCATGCATAAGTACGACGAATCTGATGCGCCTTTTGAGAATGGCGAGTTTACGTATTCGTGAGTTGGCGATGATAAAACCGCGTGATCTGGCGCGGACATCATCGTCAGATAGTCGTCTTTACCGCTCTCCAAGTTCATTGTGTTCATGTCCATGTATGGTGTATTTAAGCTGATATAGTgctatagaataaaaataaaagaagctTTTATTATGTGCCGTATCTTCCTTGAAACATAGGGTATATGGCACAAGTATTGACAGCGTtccaaatattacaaaaccgattttatatataaatgctttttcgaatatataaattataattatattttcaattatatttttaaattgaaggAGTCTACTTATTGTCATAACAGTTTATTAagcaacatttaattattaaaagtaaaacttcAGTTTTCTAATTGAAAGGAAAGCATTTAAGATCGAATTTCTAGTATTTCGgatactataaataattggataataaataattatttactctatgtattaaaatactagTTAATTAActacttaatattatattaattgatacaacatatacattatatgttaatgtataaaacacattatttccaaaaatgttatgtacaatgttttaaattaatatttactttcttaaattaaattatcaagaATTCGATTAAATCACTGATTACGTCGGtaacttaaatatttgatttttattcttaatgttgaaaattatttctattatttttgatattatttatactttttttcttaaagaattattttacaaatatattgtgttGAGAGTGAACGTGATATAGCGCACTGGTGTTCTATTATGTTGAAAATTCTGGGTTCAATCTCGGAAAGAaccagaaaaattttatacttgtttTTCTCTTTGATAAAATGACAAACCATTAAGAGTATTCTAGGCCTCGAAACCTCTCTATCTCAGCGGTTTAAAACCAACGTTAAATTGTAGATCCTATATATCTGTGTACAATCTAATATGTGCACATCACAGGTATAATAGACAACGTCGTAAGACGttcaaaaatcaatatatagatagatatattgtGCTCTCATTCATTGTATCTCGTATCACAAcacatgtattattattataaaacgaaTAACAAAATAACTCACCATTCTCACGCTTTCTTCCAATAAATTTCCTATGTTCTCTACAAGATCCGTAAAGCTTGGTCGTAGCGTCGGTTTGGCTTTCCAGCATTGTAACATTATGTCATATACTTCCCGAATAGCATACTCTGGCTGCTCCATTCTGTATCCCTCaatcaatttttgatattgtttCTCTGCCTCCATACCGGGATACGGCGTCTCAGCCAGAGTAAAAAATTCCCAAAGTACTATGCCGAAGCTCCATATGTCGGATTGCGTTGAAAAAATTCGATCTCTGATCGATTCAATGGCCATCCATTTTATGGGCACTGGACCatcacctttttttttgtaattaccATCTTTGTACATAGTTTTTGCTAAACCAAagtcacaaatttttactatattgtCCTCAGcaagcaaaatatttcttgccGCCAAATCACCATGCAACACCTGTAGAAATGTattcatatcattattataaaagatacatTTACGCAAAGCAGATTGAAATAAGATAGGAATATGAATATTTGCATACagtttaagtaaattttaaagatccaattttttacattacttgaaattacataattctaatttattctaattacatATTccacttatttatatttctaattgtattgcaattataatattaacatttggCCTTGTTATAATTgatttcttaattttgtaattatttatgttaaaactgACCTTTCTTTGACTGAGATATTCCATTCCACGTGCTACTTGGAACGCCCAAGACAATAAATCT is part of the Monomorium pharaonis isolate MP-MQ-018 chromosome 2, ASM1337386v2, whole genome shotgun sequence genome and encodes:
- the LOC118644601 gene encoding uncharacterized protein LOC118644601; translation: MQEPSVTSQLNYPSDVRTIFMQICTFTRGACFGLGEKMLHRRIVAITPVRCFLIPRYWLLEHNRANIWGRVKQFMNSKYPTKKQLFNEFLLNRKWMTYKQNLVTDVINRRGHFRSNTTIHDVPYSIRITDEIDPKF
- the LOC105828563 gene encoding homocysteine S-methyltransferase 2, with the protein product MSEIKVLDGGFSTQLSTHVGEKIDGDPLWTSRFLVTKPRAIFATHLDFLRAGADIIETNTYQATIDGFVKYLSFTEEESLEIIRKAVDYAKDAVNVYSKEIEGDENVKNRRPLIAGSIGPYGACLHDGSEYTGSYCINVTREFLIDWHRPRIRALLEKEVDLLAIETIPCAREAEATIDLLKEFPNARAWLTFSCRNDGKSLADGSNFEETAVRCYKNALPGQILAIGVNCIAPQFVTTLLQNINKDKSKDFIPLVVYPNSGEKYIVSEGWKKEGEAPSLHEFIDEWLDLGVRYIGGCCRTYAADIKRIRSKVDQRRA